From Solidesulfovibrio carbinoliphilus subsp. oakridgensis, the proteins below share one genomic window:
- a CDS encoding DUF190 domain-containing protein, whose amino-acid sequence MAEFTEVEVLRVYCGESDRTDGRPVYEVVVEAARRHGAAGATVLRGVLGFGAGSLLHTAKILRLSEDLPMMVEIVDRPERVEALLPRIQAVTNGGLITRQRLSAHFHCPVRVRDVMAVDVASVSPTDPLPKVVDLLLARGVKAVPVIGENGKVAGVVTGGDLLARGGMDTRLSLQNILPDDVRAGERARMAGLTARDVMTSPAVTIGERAGLREAAQVMSRKGLKRLPVVDEAGELIGIVSRADILRSASDLAPAAEALPRFTAGLFQQARDVMFTDVPTAAPDTPLPEVVARLVASPLRRVVVIDADRKVRGIVLDGDLLGRCGPERKPGLLKALFSFGREEAACPMGRASEVMQANVYTVSEDTPLMDVLQRMLTTRAKRLVVVDDEGKLLGMVDRESLLRVIAGG is encoded by the coding sequence ATGGCGGAATTTACCGAGGTCGAGGTCCTGCGCGTCTATTGCGGTGAATCCGACCGCACCGACGGCCGGCCCGTCTACGAGGTCGTGGTCGAAGCGGCCAGGCGGCACGGCGCGGCCGGGGCCACGGTCCTTCGCGGGGTGCTCGGGTTCGGGGCCGGGAGCCTGCTCCACACGGCCAAGATTCTGCGCCTGTCCGAAGACCTGCCCATGATGGTCGAGATCGTGGACCGGCCCGAACGCGTCGAGGCCCTGCTCCCCCGCATCCAGGCCGTGACCAACGGCGGGCTCATCACCCGCCAACGCCTGTCCGCCCATTTCCACTGTCCGGTCCGGGTGCGCGACGTCATGGCCGTGGACGTGGCCTCGGTGTCCCCGACCGATCCTTTGCCCAAGGTCGTGGACCTGCTGCTCGCCCGGGGAGTCAAAGCCGTGCCGGTCATCGGCGAAAACGGCAAGGTGGCCGGCGTGGTCACGGGCGGGGATCTGCTCGCGCGCGGCGGCATGGACACCCGGCTTTCCCTGCAAAACATCCTGCCCGACGATGTCCGGGCCGGCGAACGGGCCCGGATGGCGGGCCTGACGGCCCGGGACGTCATGACTTCGCCGGCCGTGACCATCGGCGAGCGGGCCGGGCTTCGCGAGGCGGCCCAGGTCATGTCGCGAAAGGGGCTCAAGCGGCTGCCCGTGGTGGACGAGGCCGGGGAACTGATCGGCATCGTCAGCCGGGCCGACATCCTGCGCTCGGCTTCGGACTTGGCCCCGGCGGCCGAGGCCCTGCCCCGTTTCACGGCCGGGCTTTTCCAGCAGGCCCGGGACGTCATGTTCACCGACGTGCCGACGGCCGCCCCGGACACGCCCCTGCCGGAGGTGGTGGCCAGGCTCGTGGCCTCGCCGCTTAGGCGGGTGGTGGTCATCGACGCGGACCGGAAGGTGCGCGGCATCGTCCTTGACGGCGATCTCCTCGGCCGGTGCGGCCCGGAGCGCAAGCCCGGGCTTTTAAAGGCCCTGTTCTCGTTTGGCCGCGAGGAAGCGGCCTGCCCCATGGGCCGGGCTTCCGAGGTCATGCAGGCAAACGTCTACACCGTCTCCGAGGACACGCCGCTCATGGACGTCCTGCAACGGATGCTGACCACCCGGGCCAAGCGGCTGGTGGTGGTGGACGACGAGGGGAAGCTTCTGGGCATGGTGGACCGGGAGTCGCTGCTGCGGGTCATCGCCGGCGGCTAG
- the ndk gene encoding nucleoside-diphosphate kinase — translation MERTLSIIKPDAVSRNLAGAILKMIQDAGLKVVAMKMIQLSKAEAEGFYAVHKERPFFGSLVDFMISGPVVVSILEGDDAIARYRKLMGATNPANAEEGTIRKIHALDIEKNSVHGSDAPETAAFETSYFFSKLEMVG, via the coding sequence ATGGAACGCACCCTTTCCATCATCAAACCCGACGCCGTTTCCCGCAACCTGGCCGGAGCCATCCTCAAAATGATCCAGGACGCCGGCCTCAAGGTCGTGGCCATGAAGATGATCCAGCTTTCCAAGGCCGAGGCCGAGGGCTTTTACGCCGTGCACAAGGAACGTCCGTTTTTCGGCAGCCTCGTGGACTTCATGATCTCCGGCCCGGTGGTCGTCTCCATCCTGGAAGGCGACGACGCCATCGCCCGCTACCGCAAGCTCATGGGCGCGACCAACCCGGCCAATGCCGAGGAAGGCACCATCCGCAAGATCCACGCCCTGGACATCGAGAAGAACTCCGTCCACGGCTCCGACGCCCCGGAAACCGCCGCCTTCGAGACCTCCTACTTCTTCAGCAAACTGGAAATGGTGGGTTAG
- the proC gene encoding pyrroline-5-carboxylate reductase: MAAVIGFLGAGNMGTAIIKGLAGVTGVSAVAYDVDAAKVEALAGDGLATRAETPELLGRQSDYVILCVKPQYLEAAMDALAPHLRPETVVLSIVAGVTMTRLRALAGENNPVVRVMPNTPALVGAGQFALCLDDPALPAEKKAFVRELFARLGRTYVLEEKHFDAFTGLAGSGPAYVLYFMEALIESGVLMGFPREAATDIVSGLIEGTAKLAAQSGIHPSILREMVTSPAGTTIEALMHLDRQAVRASVIDAVAASRDRSKALGA, from the coding sequence ATGGCCGCGGTCATCGGATTTCTCGGCGCGGGGAACATGGGCACGGCCATCATCAAGGGCCTGGCCGGCGTTACCGGCGTGTCGGCCGTGGCCTACGATGTGGACGCGGCCAAGGTCGAGGCCCTGGCCGGGGACGGTCTGGCCACACGGGCCGAAACGCCCGAACTTCTGGGCAGACAGAGCGATTACGTCATTCTTTGCGTCAAGCCGCAGTACCTCGAGGCGGCCATGGACGCCCTGGCCCCGCACCTGCGGCCGGAGACGGTGGTCCTGTCCATCGTTGCCGGCGTGACCATGACCCGGCTGCGGGCCCTTGCCGGCGAGAACAATCCGGTGGTCCGGGTCATGCCCAACACCCCGGCCCTGGTCGGGGCGGGCCAGTTCGCCCTGTGCCTGGACGACCCGGCCCTGCCGGCGGAGAAAAAGGCCTTTGTCCGGGAACTCTTCGCCCGCCTCGGCCGGACCTACGTCCTGGAGGAAAAGCACTTCGACGCCTTCACGGGCCTGGCCGGTTCGGGCCCGGCCTACGTGCTCTACTTCATGGAGGCCCTGATCGAATCCGGCGTCCTCATGGGCTTTCCCCGGGAGGCGGCCACGGACATCGTTTCGGGGCTGATCGAGGGCACGGCCAAGCTGGCGGCCCAGTCCGGCATCCATCCGAGCATCCTTCGCGAGATGGTGACCTCGCCGGCCGGCACCACCATCGAAGCCCTCATGCACCTGGACCGGCAGGCCGTGCGGGCCTCGGTCATCGACGCCGTGGCCGCCTCGCGGGACCGTTCCAAGGCGCTTGGCGCGTAA
- a CDS encoding cold shock domain-containing protein, translating into MGFEGTVKWFSDKKGYGFIMREGQDDVFVHYSSIEGEGFRTLREGEIVNFEIIDGERGPKATNVVKPA; encoded by the coding sequence ATGGGCTTTGAAGGCACGGTCAAATGGTTCAGCGACAAGAAGGGCTACGGTTTCATCATGCGCGAGGGCCAGGATGACGTTTTTGTCCATTATTCGTCCATCGAGGGCGAGGGCTTCCGCACCTTGCGCGAAGGGGAAATCGTCAATTTCGAAATTATCGACGGCGAACGGGGGCCCAAGGCCACCAATGTGGTCAAACCGGCCTAG
- the cbiB gene encoding adenosylcobinamide-phosphate synthase CbiB produces the protein MDTTVLLILAVLLDLVFGDPLWLPHPVRWQGAAYAGLDVLADRLGRRTRPFGAACVVAVASTSVGVVWLATRLPAVGGLVGLYFAYAGLALGGLLREGRRAARLLEAGDVAAARPVVAGLVSRDVAAENAAGLWRAVAESVAENANDAFVAPLFWLAVGGPAGLWAYKAVSTADSMWGYRTPRHGRLGWFGARADDVLAFVPARLTALGLWLAARLLRMEAGGTFGAMARDARKSASPNAGWPMAAAAWLCNAGMGGPTVYGGVLVDKPALGPVGRPWNAKRFAALDRLVLVAGIMVAIIMMAVCNLAPFLWPL, from the coding sequence ATGGACACCACCGTGCTTCTGATTCTGGCCGTGCTCTTGGATCTGGTCTTCGGCGATCCGCTGTGGCTGCCCCATCCGGTGCGGTGGCAGGGCGCGGCCTATGCCGGCCTGGACGTCCTGGCCGATCGCCTGGGCCGGCGCACCCGGCCGTTCGGCGCGGCCTGCGTCGTGGCCGTGGCCTCCACGAGTGTCGGCGTCGTTTGGCTGGCCACCCGTCTGCCGGCCGTGGGCGGGCTTGTGGGGCTCTATTTCGCCTACGCCGGCCTGGCCCTGGGCGGGCTGTTGCGCGAGGGCCGGCGGGCGGCCCGGCTGCTCGAAGCCGGGGACGTCGCAGCGGCCAGGCCGGTCGTGGCCGGGCTGGTCAGCCGCGATGTCGCGGCCGAGAACGCCGCCGGTCTGTGGCGGGCTGTGGCCGAGTCCGTGGCCGAGAACGCCAACGACGCCTTCGTGGCTCCGCTCTTCTGGTTGGCCGTTGGCGGGCCGGCCGGCCTATGGGCGTACAAGGCCGTCAGCACCGCCGACTCCATGTGGGGCTACCGCACCCCCCGCCACGGCCGGCTCGGCTGGTTCGGGGCCCGGGCCGACGACGTCCTGGCCTTTGTGCCGGCCCGGCTGACGGCCCTTGGCCTGTGGCTGGCCGCCCGGCTGCTCCGGATGGAGGCAGGCGGCACCTTTGGGGCCATGGCCCGGGACGCCCGGAAAAGCGCCAGCCCCAATGCCGGCTGGCCCATGGCCGCCGCCGCCTGGCTTTGCAACGCCGGCATGGGCGGTCCCACGGTCTACGGTGGCGTACTGGTGGACAAGCCGGCCCTGGGTCCCGTCGGCCGGCCCTGGAATGCAAAACGGTTCGCGGCGCTTGACAGGCTGGTCCTTGTTGCAGGGATTATGGTTGCCATAATAATGATGGCGGTATGCAATCTGGCGCCTTTCCTGTGGCCGTTGTGA
- a CDS encoding epoxyqueuosine reductase QueH: MAARVLLHICCGPCALAPVLRLKEAGWLVTGLFYNPNIQPAAEYLRRRDALAAAAARLEMEVLYDDYEPLPHLRRSLADPQGRCGPCTDERLGRTAATARTLGCDAFTTTLLYSRYQDHAGIKAQGEARAEATGLPFLYEDFRVLWDEGVALSKAWGLYRQPYCGCVLSELDRYAKKLGRPPAVPPR, from the coding sequence ATGGCTGCCCGGGTCCTGCTCCATATCTGCTGCGGGCCCTGCGCCCTGGCTCCGGTGTTGCGCTTGAAGGAGGCCGGTTGGCTCGTGACCGGCCTCTTTTACAATCCCAACATCCAGCCGGCGGCCGAGTACCTGCGCCGCCGCGACGCCCTGGCCGCAGCCGCGGCCCGGCTGGAGATGGAAGTCCTGTACGACGACTACGAGCCCCTCCCGCACCTGCGGCGGTCCCTGGCCGACCCGCAGGGCCGGTGCGGCCCGTGCACGGACGAGCGTCTGGGCCGGACGGCGGCCACGGCCCGAACGCTTGGCTGCGACGCCTTTACGACGACGCTCCTCTACAGCCGGTACCAGGACCACGCGGGCATCAAGGCCCAGGGCGAGGCCCGGGCCGAGGCCACGGGCCTGCCGTTTCTGTATGAGGACTTCCGGGTCTTGTGGGACGAGGGCGTGGCCCTGTCCAAGGCATGGGGCCTCTACCGCCAGCCGTACTGCGGCTGTGTCCTCAGCGAACTGGACCGCTACGCCAAAAAGCTCGGCCGCCCGCCGGCTGTCCCGCCCCGGTAG